In a genomic window of Planctomycetota bacterium:
- a CDS encoding WecB/TagA/CpsF family glycosyltransferase — protein sequence MTLQTSPNAASSLAADFGETDGDALGQKGKLAGDDDVPDATDQPDAAVQPADLNGDRLYVEDLERTRLAGISIHRVTEEQVVRVILSELAVGRGGTVVTPNLDHLFRANKGVSFKALVADFDLVVADGMPLVWASRIQGTPLPERVAGSNLINSLSAGAAEQRRSLFLLGGDPGTAEGSAKVLKERHPEIRIAGTHCPERGYEQNPVRFAQIVDALRDAQPDIVFVALGSPKQERLIRQLQPTLPRAWWLGIGISFSFITGEVSRAPAWMRNNGLEWIHRLYQEPGRLGKRYLFDGPPYAAKLLMGSLFERVSGRARVVPAPGRLSPEPVNGSATPAAPVQPEMPAVRAEDHAGDIVSHQAQPAEGNERDVLRDLREMILLGGQALPSRLAVAAERPVLEMPLCRRADHAEQHPGKMERLIDGWLRWGEGVAELAGQDFLPTRLVFNPNQRLPSAVSPPGVVPRPAGAFTVETDISPHRGTGGLLHDLVLGQDPSALVLVCTARQVMIDPLVAVVRTLAGRIARGADAAIIAHRDGTPAGVMLIRSGVLQSIKAVGYVDMKQQALPELRNRFDIRVVRSRRATGIPIFGATSYIQAVGRYHAQRDGRGFEAPPLGIPLAEDFGCHFTLVEDGAQVDSSV from the coding sequence TTGACGCTTCAGACTTCCCCCAACGCCGCATCGTCGCTTGCCGCCGACTTCGGCGAGACTGACGGTGATGCGCTGGGCCAAAAAGGTAAACTGGCCGGCGACGACGACGTGCCCGACGCAACCGACCAACCCGACGCTGCCGTCCAGCCCGCCGATCTCAATGGCGATCGGCTGTACGTTGAAGACCTCGAGCGGACGCGTCTTGCCGGCATTTCGATCCACCGCGTGACGGAGGAGCAGGTCGTCCGCGTCATCCTGAGCGAGTTGGCCGTGGGTCGCGGCGGGACGGTGGTGACGCCGAATCTGGATCACCTGTTCCGCGCGAACAAGGGCGTGTCGTTCAAGGCGCTGGTCGCCGACTTCGACCTGGTCGTCGCCGACGGCATGCCGCTGGTGTGGGCGAGCCGCATTCAGGGAACGCCTTTGCCCGAGCGCGTGGCGGGGAGCAACCTGATCAACTCGCTCAGCGCCGGCGCGGCCGAGCAGCGACGAAGCCTGTTTCTGCTGGGCGGTGATCCCGGCACAGCCGAGGGCTCGGCGAAGGTGCTGAAAGAGCGGCACCCGGAGATTCGCATCGCCGGCACGCACTGCCCCGAGCGTGGATATGAGCAAAATCCCGTACGTTTTGCCCAGATCGTCGACGCTCTACGCGACGCGCAGCCGGACATCGTCTTCGTCGCACTCGGCTCACCGAAACAGGAGCGGCTGATTCGCCAGCTTCAGCCGACGCTGCCTCGTGCGTGGTGGCTCGGCATCGGCATCAGCTTCAGCTTCATCACGGGCGAGGTCTCGCGTGCCCCGGCGTGGATGCGGAACAACGGGCTGGAGTGGATCCACCGGCTCTATCAGGAACCGGGTCGCCTGGGCAAACGGTACCTCTTCGACGGCCCGCCCTACGCGGCGAAGCTGCTGATGGGCTCGCTCTTCGAGCGTGTGTCCGGCCGGGCGAGAGTGGTTCCGGCACCGGGTCGGCTCTCCCCCGAGCCCGTCAACGGTTCAGCCACGCCCGCGGCGCCGGTCCAGCCCGAGATGCCTGCGGTGCGGGCGGAGGATCATGCCGGCGACATCGTCAGCCACCAGGCCCAGCCGGCCGAGGGGAACGAGCGGGACGTGCTGCGTGACCTGCGCGAGATGATCCTGCTGGGCGGACAGGCGCTGCCAAGCCGACTCGCCGTCGCGGCGGAGCGGCCGGTGCTGGAGATGCCGCTGTGCCGGCGAGCCGATCACGCGGAGCAACATCCTGGAAAAATGGAGCGGCTCATCGACGGCTGGCTCCGCTGGGGCGAGGGCGTCGCGGAGCTGGCGGGACAAGATTTCTTGCCCACGCGACTCGTCTTCAACCCCAATCAGCGACTGCCCAGCGCCGTCAGCCCACCCGGCGTGGTACCGCGGCCCGCGGGTGCGTTTACAGTCGAAACTGATATCTCGCCCCATCGTGGTACGGGTGGCCTTCTGCACGACTTGGTACTCGGCCAGGATCCAAGTGCGCTCGTACTGGTCTGCACCGCCCGCCAAGTGATGATCGACCCGCTGGTCGCGGTAGTCCGGACTTTGGCGGGTCGCATCGCCCGCGGAGCCGACGCCGCCATCATCGCTCATCGAGACGGCACTCCGGCGGGCGTCATGCTGATCCGCAGCGGCGTCCTCCAGTCCATCAAGGCGGTCGGATACGTCGACATGAAGCAGCAGGCACTGCCGGAGCTGCGGAACCGGTTCGACATCCGAGTCGTCCGATCCCGGAGAGCGACGGGCATCCCGATTTTCGGTGCCACCAGCTACATCCAGGCCGTCGGTCGCTACCACGCCCAGCGGGACGGTCGCGGCTTTGAGGCTCCGCCGCTTGGCATTCCGCTGGCCGAAGACTTCGGCTGCCACTTCACGCTGGTCGAAGACGGCGCACAGGTCGATTCTTCCGT